From the genome of Lentimonas sp. CC4, one region includes:
- a CDS encoding PEP-CTERM sorting domain-containing protein: MIKIPRKTLTTSALLLSAVAVSSVQGAETLSITNMNNADGVANTLLIDGSAADSVVRTLDTSSGFNQYVFAVTYSAADFNSDAVNDTLTFNVRVSGSTGNTQSSGFVAGGVQTGTGGSVTLADPLGGINVSLEGTRFGTDGNINAGQTLLFTVEDILVNGSALGNTFGGFTAAALQQTSGTGNSHVAIVGVGTGLDAVEWGTNTGITVANPDQLYITGGATLNTGATRQNNWAVTNIDFGMTVVPEPSSYALLAGLAGLSFVMLRRRQA; this comes from the coding sequence ATGATCAAAATACCCAGAAAAACACTAACAACATCCGCACTGCTTTTATCGGCAGTTGCAGTTTCCTCGGTGCAAGGAGCAGAGACTCTGAGCATTACAAACATGAACAATGCTGACGGAGTTGCGAACACATTGTTAATCGATGGCAGCGCAGCAGACAGCGTCGTCAGAACTCTCGATACTAGCAGCGGTTTCAACCAATATGTTTTTGCAGTGACCTATTCGGCCGCGGATTTTAATAGTGATGCCGTCAACGACACTCTGACCTTTAATGTGCGGGTTTCCGGTTCGACAGGAAACACGCAAAGCTCGGGCTTTGTGGCCGGTGGCGTTCAGACCGGAACGGGTGGATCGGTGACGCTCGCAGACCCTCTAGGCGGGATTAATGTTTCGCTCGAAGGGACTCGTTTCGGAACAGATGGCAACATCAACGCCGGGCAGACGCTTCTTTTTACAGTGGAAGATATCTTAGTGAATGGTTCCGCTCTAGGCAACACATTCGGCGGTTTTACTGCGGCCGCTCTCCAACAGACCTCGGGAACCGGAAACAGCCATGTTGCTATCGTGGGTGTTGGGACAGGACTGGATGCGGTTGAGTGGGGCACCAACACAGGGATCACTGTAGCGAACCCTGACCAGCTGTATATTACCGGTGGTGCGACGCTGAACACTGGCGCAACCCGGCAAAACAACTGGGCCGTAACAAACATTGATTTCGGCATGACAGTCGTCCCCGAGCCAAGCAGCTACGCACTTCTTGCCGGCCTTGCTGGCTTGAGCTTCGTAATGCTTCGCCGCCGCCAAGCGTAG
- a CDS encoding PEP-CTERM sorting domain-containing protein (PEP-CTERM proteins occur, often in large numbers, in the proteomes of bacteria that also encode an exosortase, a predicted intramembrane cysteine proteinase. The presence of a PEP-CTERM domain at a protein's C-terminus predicts cleavage within the sorting domain, followed by covalent anchoring to some some component of the (usually Gram-negative) cell surface. Many PEP-CTERM proteins exhibit an unusual sequence composition that includes large numbers of potential glycosylation sites. Expression of one such protein has been shown restore the ability of a bacterium to form floc, a type of biofilm.) has translation MMKKTLLTISAGLVLAVAAQAQTVVYQDTFDNDTLAVNTGGTGGGLTSRALRGGTGYNFEDNGIMQYNASATHYLNRAIAYNTTNSFQSTTGFELAVDYLWTSELGASHLGFGIVSTDTDMGAYTGLNPYSGDTSVYSFGVNTLTGLSFTDGSTVTNLGTAGSLGTAATSKSVVMSVVSDGAGGANWAWTLDSVDMGSGNIAVFDFSKSFKFVAYGQDDQGDKSIQGVTLTAVPEPSSYALLAGLLGLSYVMVRRRS, from the coding sequence ATGATGAAAAAAACTCTCTTAACAATAAGTGCAGGCCTAGTGCTAGCAGTTGCCGCACAAGCTCAAACTGTCGTCTATCAAGACACCTTTGATAACGATACCCTCGCTGTAAATACTGGGGGGACAGGCGGCGGTCTGACCAGCAGAGCCCTCCGCGGTGGAACAGGCTACAATTTCGAAGATAACGGCATTATGCAGTATAACGCAAGTGCCACCCACTACCTGAACCGTGCGATTGCCTACAACACGACGAATAGTTTTCAGTCGACAACAGGCTTTGAATTAGCCGTTGATTATTTGTGGACCAGTGAGCTTGGAGCGAGCCATTTAGGCTTCGGTATCGTGAGCACCGATACAGATATGGGTGCATATACTGGCTTGAACCCATACTCAGGCGATACTAGCGTTTACAGCTTTGGCGTTAATACACTGACTGGGCTTTCTTTCACAGATGGTTCAACCGTTACGAATCTGGGCACAGCTGGGTCTCTTGGGACGGCAGCCACTAGCAAGTCGGTTGTGATGAGCGTTGTCTCCGATGGAGCGGGCGGTGCAAATTGGGCTTGGACACTTGACAGTGTTGACATGGGTTCTGGCAATATCGCGGTGTTTGATTTCAGCAAGTCCTTTAAGTTTGTCGCTTACGGTCAGGACGATCAGGGCGACAAGAGTATCCAAGGTGTGACACTGACTGCAGTTCCCGAACCAAGCAGCTACGCACTACTTGCTGGCCTTCTAGGCTTGAGCTACGTGATGGTTCGCCGTCGCAGCTAG
- a CDS encoding PEP-CTERM sorting domain-containing protein, which yields MINIPKKTLATSALLLSAMAVSSSAATIVLDMPGASNNIATGSVVTTSTGFAGATFDILYTLNAFATDVTVTPYFDSNGTYFGVGSTNDGGTNGQRESIDGDDGEALSITGLTIDNFNAGTSGLTEGDFSISFESFTIFNGTHSGDGVNFSFASFDAGDNIASIAKPTVVDLTGYAGVSTATELYITPYSAARLSVSGISVSVIPEPSSYALLAGCFGLTAVMLRRRKV from the coding sequence ATGATCAATATACCCAAAAAAACCCTAGCTACGTCCGCACTGCTTTTATCGGCAATGGCAGTCTCCTCATCTGCAGCCACTATTGTTCTTGATATGCCAGGGGCATCTAACAATATTGCTACCGGATCTGTTGTTACGACGTCAACTGGGTTCGCAGGTGCTACGTTTGATATCCTTTACACTCTGAATGCCTTTGCAACAGATGTGACAGTCACTCCTTATTTTGACTCGAATGGAACTTACTTTGGCGTGGGCTCGACTAATGATGGTGGCACTAATGGGCAAAGGGAGTCTATTGATGGTGACGATGGGGAGGCGCTATCAATCACTGGCCTTACAATTGACAACTTCAATGCGGGGACGAGTGGACTTACAGAGGGAGATTTCAGTATCTCATTCGAATCATTCACGATCTTTAACGGAACCCATAGTGGTGATGGCGTTAACTTTTCCTTTGCCAGTTTTGATGCTGGAGATAATATTGCAAGCATTGCGAAACCCACAGTAGTGGATCTAACTGGTTATGCTGGTGTTTCTACTGCCACGGAATTGTATATAACACCTTATAGTGCTGCACGCTTGTCCGTCTCAGGGATCTCAGTATCAGTAATTCCAGAGCCCAGCAGTTACGCGCTGCTCGCTGGTTGCTTCGGATTGACAGCTGTCATGCTGCGCCGCCGCAAAGTGTAA